A single genomic interval of Spinacia oleracea cultivar Varoflay chromosome 6, BTI_SOV_V1, whole genome shotgun sequence harbors:
- the LOC110797755 gene encoding probable calcium-binding protein CML13, producing MGKDYEDEDQIASMREAFSLFDTDGDGKIAPSDLGIVMRSLGSNPTQSQLRHILERENLNSPFDFHRFLELMAKYMKPDDPFESELRDAFRVLDKDCSGFVSVSDLRHILTNIGEKLDPAEFDEWIQEVDVGDDGRFQYEDFISHLLVK from the coding sequence ATGGGGAAAGATTACGAAGATGAAGATCAAATAGCATCAATGAGAGAAGCATTCTCTCTTTTCGACACCGACGGAGACGGTAAGATCGCTCCATCGGATCTTGGTATCGTAATGCGGTCATTGGGTTCAAACCCGACCCAGTCACAGCTCCGCCACATCTTGGAAAGGGAAAACCTAAACTCACCCTTCGACTTCCACCGATTCTTGGAACTGATGGCTAAGTACATGAAACCCGATGACCCATTTGAATCAGAGCTCCGTGATGCGTTTCGGGTACTTGATAAGGATTGTTCGGGTTTCGTGTCGGTTTCGGACCTTCGACATATATTGACTAACATTGGGGAGAAACTGGATCCAGCTGAGTTCGATGAGTGGATTCAAGAAGTGGATGTTGGAGATGACGGAAGGTTTCAGTATGAGGATTTTATTTCTCACCTTCTTGTCAAATGA
- the LOC110797764 gene encoding uncharacterized protein — MNNVKGKGSFSAPGDYIYFKSQVPLHQIPVGLKQWRYYDFGPKAVPPLICIPGTAGSADVYYKQIMALSMKGYRIISVDIPRVWSHHEWIHAFEKFLDGIDVHHIHIYGTSLGGFLAQLFAQHRPRRVKSLVLSNTFLDTRTFSAAMPWSPVVSWAPSFLLKRYVLTGIRDGPHEPFIADSVDFVVAQVEAHSKDDLASRLTLTVESASVGPLLLSDASITLMDTNDYCAVPQELKDEIGERYPGARRAYLKSGGDFPFLSRPDEVNLHLQLHLRRVGVEPRPDLIRGAPKPTDVGNPSVEKQRGYDDHRDVGSSRDQSEIEQMYDNAADKLPENDEQEEVHELRKGNKESCKGPLGGDEREDEDEDDPAGDDGGFSRGLSKKNEAENTKEPLRDDEKSSKNSGSTNADDNPKDSEINSSNEQLSGNHVARLLNKDPQNLSSVIMFSELVLLSYMLLPTFFGALYITCSVHSCRCR, encoded by the exons ATGAATAACGTCAAAGGCAAAGGCAGTTTCTCGGCTCCTGGTGATTACATCTACTTCAAATCCCAAGTTCCCCTTCACCAAATTCCT GTTGGCTTGAAGCAATGGAGATATTATGACTTTGGTCCAAAGGCGGTTCCACCCCTTATCTGTATTCCAGGGACAGCAGGATCAGCCGATGTGTACTATAAACAAATAATGGCATTGTCAATGAAG GGTTACCGGATCATTTCTGTTGATATTCCTCGAGTGTGGAGTCATCATGAATGGATTCATGCATTTGAAAAGTTCTTGGACGGAATTGATGTTCATCAT ATCCACATTTACGGAACATCACTTGGAGGCTTTTTGGCACAACTTTTTGCTCAACATCGTCCAAGACGAGTCAAGTCATTAGTACTCTCAAATACATTCTTGGATACACGTACTTTTTCAGCCGCTATGCCTTGGTCTCCTGT TGTGAGCTGGGCACCTTCATTTCTTTTGAAAAGATATGTCTTGACGGGTATTCGTGATGGCCCCCATGAGCCATTTATTGCCGATTCTGTCGACTTTGTTGTAGCGCAG GTTGAAGCACATTCAAAAGACGATTTGGCTTCCAGATTGACTTTGACGGTTGAATCTGCTTCAGTCGGACCTCTTCTGCTGTCAGATGCATCTATAACTTTAATGGAT ACAAATGACTATTGTGCGGTTCCACAAGAGCTTAAAGACGAAATAGGTGAAAGGTATCCTGGAGCTAGACGTGCATACTTGAAATCCGGTGGTGATTTTCCATTCTTGTCACGACCTGATGAAGTTAATTTGCATCTTCAG TTGCATCTTAGACGTGTTGGAGTGGAGCCTCGGCCAGACTTGATTCGAGGTGCTCCAAAACCTACTGATGTCGGTAATCCCTCTGTAGAAAAACAGAGAGGTTATGATGATCACCGAGATGTTGGAAGCTCCAGAGATCAATCAGAAATTGAACAGATGTATGATAACGCTGCAGACAAGCTACCAGAAAATGATGAGCAAGAAGAAGTACATGAACTGCGTAAGGGTAATAAAGAGAGTTGTAAAGGTCCATTAGGAGGTGATGAGagagaagatgaagatgaagatgatccAGCTGGAGATGATGGAGGATTCTCTAGAGGTCTCTCAAAGAAGAATGAGGCCGAGAATACCAAAGAACCACTCCGAGATGATGAAAAAAGCTCAAAGAATAGTGGAAGTACAAACGCCGATGACAATCCTAAAGATTCAGAGATAAATAGCTCGAATGAGCAATTGTCAGGTAATCATGTTGCTCGCTTGTTGAACAAAGACCCACAAAACCTCTCTTCTGTTATAATGTTTTCTGAACTGGTTTTGCTTTCTTATATGCTGCTTCCCACTTTCTTCGGGGCATTGTATATTACGtgtagtgtgcattcttgtagatGTAGATAG
- the LOC130463664 gene encoding uncharacterized protein → MPTDTDSSLNPNSAYYLSNNDLNTSKLVNIVFDGKCFNDWKRSMMIALSARNKLCFVDGTLDQPTTNSENFRIWNRCNDLVISWMLGSLEVSIARSVLYLKTARDIWLDLEERFCQSSGPQLFSVQQKLCDLNQDEDEQISGFFTKIKLLWDQLYGLDPLPSCICTGCNCTLTQKLLKSQQNQRLIQFLMKLNEKYDHSKSTILMMSPFPTISKAYGLLLQEEQQKEVNSNRNHNLESTVFTARKFTDNRPYKSNYGSSSGMQNTGGNQPRNFTYSRNNLYCEHCKMKNHTVDKCWKLHGYPKDFKGRGKRVAAAAQLEEFTEKESPTEGDTGMVHATFSEEQYNKILSLLNTQKVANQAECSGSGSLGLATTTQLRGPFQEQAYSAW, encoded by the exons ATGCCTACTGATACTGATTCTTCACTAAATCCAAATTCAGCTTACTATCTCAGCAATAATGATCTTAATACTTCAAAATTGGTCAATATAGTCTTTGATGGCAAGTGCTTTAATGACTGGAAAAGATCTATGATGATAGCTTTGTCTGCTAGAAACaaattgtgttttgttgatGGAACTTTGGATCAACCAACAACAAACTCAGAAAATTTTAGAATCTGGAATAGGTGCAACGATTTGGTAATCTCTTGGATGTTAGGATCTCTTGAAGTTTCAATTGCAAGAAGTGTTTTGTACCTCAAAACAGCAAGAGATATCTGGTTAGATCTTGAAGAGAGATTTTGTCAATCATCTGGTCCACAGTTATTCTCAGTTCAGCAGAAACTATGTGATTTGAATCAAGATGAAGATGAGCAAATCTCAGGATTTTTCACTAAGATCAAACTTCTTTGGGATCAACTATATGGCTTGGATCCTTTACCATCTTGTATATGCACTGGCTGTAATTGCACTCTCACACAGAAACTTCTGAAGTCTCAACAGAATCAAAGGTTGATTCAGTTTTTGATGAAATTGAATGAGAAGTATGATCACTCTAAAAGCACTATTCTCATGATGAGTCCATTTCCAACAATCTCTAAAGCATATGGATTATTGCTTCAAGAAGAACAGCAGAAAGAAGTTAATAGCAACAGAAATCACAACTTGGAATCTACTGTGTTCACTGCAAGAAAGTTCACTGATAATAGGCCATATAAGTCTAACTATGGTTCTAGTTCTGGCATGCAAAACACAGGTGGAAATCAACCAAGAAACTTTACTTACAGTAGAAACAATTTATACTGTGAACATTGCAAAATGAAGAATCACACTGTTGATAAATGTTGGAAGCTACATGGCTATCCTAAGGATTTTAAAGGCAGAGGCAAAAGAGTAGCAGCAGCTGCTCAGTTAGAAGAGTTTACTGAAAAGGAAAGTCCAACTGAGGGAGATACAGGAATGGTTCATGCCACATTTTCAGAAGAACAATACAACAAGATTTTGAGCCTGCTTAACACTCAGAAAGTTGCTAACCAAGCTGAATGTTCTGGTTCTGGTTCTCTTGGTTtagcaactactactcaattgagaG GACCTTTCCAAGAACAAGCATACTCTGCTTGGTAG
- the LOC110797748 gene encoding uncharacterized protein, whose translation MVKTCEFLASTTAFRVHPLGCRADCHSKAEQPHSDISPPRPRLPTWPIPYTIEIVPGFWFSIYTRFFHDERYPSVNSSKPALVKLPKTKIGVFWDLENKPPKSVSPFEAAIKLKRAVSSFGVVRYMVAYANQHAFSYVPPAVRELRNERKVLNRLENKGVIKSVEPYVCRVCGRNFNINDKLIDHFKVHEREHQKRLNQIESAKGRKRVILVGKYAMKMEKYKNAARDILTPKVGYGLGDGLKRAGFWVKMVSDEPQAADVALKNHIVDMMDHRRIQCLVLVSDDSDFLDVLKEAKERCLKTVVVGDNDDGVLKRNADASFSWREILIGKAKTQAVSVVGQWRDRDVLKSLEWSYNPEVERDAHKGSNDSDFEDVQVEDEESEDIIEQDHYPLLQNDDRPWWELDSNAGGPSSNP comes from the exons atggtaaaGACTTgtgagtttttagcttcgaccacg GCTTTCAGAGTACACCCACTGGGCTGCCGTGCTGACTGCCACAGTAAGGCCGAACAACCCCACTCCGACATCTCCCCGCCGCGCCCACGGCTGCCCACTTGGCCAATTCCCTACACCATAGAGATTGTGCCTGGCTTTTGGTTTTCAATTTATACAAG ATTTTTTCATGATGAACGATACCCATCTGTTAATTCATCTAAACCAGCGTTAGTGAAACTCCCCAAAACCAAGATAGGGGTTTTCTGGGATTTGGAGAACAAACCTCCGAAATCGGTTTCTCCTTTCGAGGCTGCGATTAAGTTGAAAAGGGCAGTTTCGTCTTTTGGGGTTGTCAGGTATATGGTAGCTTATGCCAATCAACATGCATTTAGCTATGTGCCCCCTGCAGTTAGAGAGTTGAGGAATGAGAGGAAGGTGTTAAATCGTTTAGAAAACAAGGGTGTTATCAAATCTGTTGAACCGTACGTATGTCGGGTTTGTGGGAGGAATTTTAACATCAATGATAAGCTTATTGACCATTTCAAGGTTCACGAGAGGGAGCATCAGAAACGGTTGAATCAGATAGAGTCTGCAAAAGGGAGGAAGAGGGTTATTTTGGTGGGGAAATATGCAATGAAGATGGAGAAATATAAGAATGCTGCGCGGGATATATTGACTCCCAAGGTTGGGTATGGTTTAGGAGACGGTTTGAAACGTGCTGGTTTCTGGGTGAAGATGGTGTCTGATGAACCACAAGCAGCAGATGTTGCTCTAAAGAATCATATTGTGGATATGATGGATCATAGGCGAATACAATGCTTGGTCCTTGTCTCTGATGATTCAGATTTTTTGGATGTCTTGAAGGAGGCTAAGGAGAGATGTCTCAAGACTGTTGTTGTCGGTGACAATGATGATGGCGTGTTGAAGAGAAATGCAGATGCCTCTTTTTCTTGGAGGGAGATTTTGATTGGTAAAGCTAAAACACAAGCAGTTTCAGTTGTTGGCCAGTGGAGAGATCGCGACgttttgaagagtctggaatgGTCATATAATCCAGAAGTGGAAAGAGATGCTCATAAAGGGAGTAACGACTCTGATTTTGAGGATGTTCAGGTTGAGGATGAAGAATCTGAAGATATAATTGAACAAGATCATTACCCTTTGCTCCAGAATGATGATAGACCTTGGTGGGAATTGGATTCAAATGCTGGTGGTCCATCTTCTAATCCATGA